Proteins co-encoded in one Quercus robur chromosome 8, dhQueRobu3.1, whole genome shotgun sequence genomic window:
- the LOC126697176 gene encoding uncharacterized protein LOC126697176 has product MEATNKGLFLHVLKGPWIMVFASFIIMSTAGTPYAFGLYSNVLKSVLGYDQSTLNLISFFKDVGTNVGVLSGLLAEVTPPWFVLSVGAVMNVFGYLMIWLAVTQKMAKPHVWMMCLYICLGANSTAFANTGAMVTCIKNFPESRGIVLGLLKGYVGLSGAILTQLYHAFYYNDPKSLILLVGWLPALINIAFAPFIRLMKVARQSNELQVFYNFLYITFGLAGFLLIMIIIEQKVSFTQSEYGGSAAAVLFLLFLPLGIAIVEEIKLWRSKKLALSDGSQQQVITDKTKTEASPSLPQASPVSVNLLLEPSTEKQVSCWSNVFTPPQRGEDYSILQALFSIDMLILFYTVIAGVGGTLTAIDNLGQMGLSLGYSQRSISTFVSLVSIWNYLGRVMGGLVSEILLKKYKFPRPLMLTIILLVACVGHLLVAYHPPGGLYVASVIIGFCFGAQWSVVFTSISEIFGLKYYSTLYNFGSVASPIGLYVLNVTVTGHLYDKEARKQLAALGLTRKAGQALNCTGVQCFRLSFIIIAAVTLSGALVSVILVLRTRKFYKSDIYKKFREEAKLAEKEMAFAGH; this is encoded by the coding sequence ATGGAAGCTACTAACAAGGGCTTGTTTCTCCATGTCCTCAAAGGGCCATGGATCATGGTATTCGCATCTTTCATAATCATGTCCACTGCGGGCACACCCTATGCCTTTGGACTATACTCCAACGTGCTCAAGTCAGTGCTTGGCTACGACCAAAGTACCCTCAATTTGATCAGCTTCTTCAAAGACGTTGGCACCAACGTTGGTGTCCTCTCAGGCCTCCTTGCCGAGGTCACACCCCCATGGTTTGTTTTATCAGTTGGTGCAGTCATGAACGTTTTTGGGTACTTGATGATATGGCTAGCCGTGACGCAAAAAATGGCTAAACCCCATGTGTGGATGATGTGCTTGTACATCTGCCTCGGTGCTAATTCAACTGCTTTTGCAAACACTGGAGCAATGGTTACTTGCATCAAGAACTTCCCCGAAAGCCGAGGCATTGTACTCGGGCTTCTAAAGGGATATGTTGGCCTTAGTGGTGCTATTCTCACACAACTATACCATGCTTTCTATTATAACGACCCCAAGTCTTTGATTTTGTTAGTGGGGTGGCTTCCGGCTCTGATAAATATTGCTTTTGCACCTTTTATTCGGTTAATGAAGGTCGCTAGGCAATCAAACGAGCTCCAAGTGTTCTATAATTTCCTTTATATTACATTTGGACTCGCGGGGTTTCTGTTGATTATGATTATAATTGAGCAAAAAGTTTCTTTCACACAAAGCGAGTATGGTGGTAGTGCAGCTGCAGTGCTTTTCTTGCTCTTTCTCCCACTTGGGATCGCTATCGTTGAAGAGATTAAGCTTTGGAGGAGCAAGAAATTAGCACTAAGTGATGGTTCACAGCAGCAAGTTATCACAGACAAGACAAAGACCGAGGCTAGTCCATCTCTGCCACAAGCCTCTCCTGTCTCAGTAAACTTGCTCCTTGAACCAAGCACAGAAAAGCAAGTTTCATGTTGGAGTAACGTATTCACTCCCCCACAGCGCGGTGAGGACTATAGTATACTCCAAGCACTCTTCAGCATTGACATGTTGATACTTTTCTACACAGTGATTGCTGGTGTTGGTGGCACATTAACAGCCATAGACAACTTGGGACAAATGGGACTTTCTCTCGGCTACTCACAGAGAAGTATAAGCACTTTTGTGTCGCTAGTAAGTATATGGAATTATCTTGGAAGAGTAATGGGAGGTTTGGTATCTGAAATCCTTTTGAAGAAATACAAGTTCCCTCGCCCTCTCATGCTCACTATAATCCTCCTTGTTGCCTGTGTTGGTCACCTTCTAGTTGCATATCATCCCCCTGGGGGTCTCTATGTGGCTTCGGtgattattgggttttgttttggtgCACAATGGTCAGTAGTGTTCACATcaatttctgaaatttttggcCTAAAGTACTACTCAACTTTGTACAATTTTGGGTCAGTGGCTAGCCCAATTGGGCTATATGTACTCAACGTGACAGTCACTGGCCATTTATATGATAAGGAAGCTAGAAAGCAACTAGCTGCTTTGGGACTCACAAGGAAGGCTGGGCAAGCTTTGAATTGTACTGGGGTTCAGTGTTTCAGATTGTCTTTCATTATAATTGCTGCTGTAACACTTTCTGGTGCTCTGGTTTCCGTTATTCTAGTCCTTAGGACTAGGAAGTTTTATAAGAGTGACATTTACAAGAAGTTCAGGGAAGAAGCAAAGCTTGCTGAGAAGGAGATGGCATTTGCAGGACATTAG